CAGGCCGAGCCGGACCCGGCGTTCCCGACCGTGGCGTTCCCCAACCCCGAGGAGCCGGGCGCGATGGACCTCGCGTTCGAACTGGCCGGGCGGACCGGCGCCGACGTGGTGCTCGCCAACGACCCCGACGCCGACCGGTGCGCGGTCGGCGTACCCACCGCGGACGGCGTCCGCATGCTCACCGGCGACGAGGTGGGCGCCCTGCTCGCCGTCCACCTGCTCGACTCCGGTGCCCGGGGCACGCTGGCGACCACGATCGTCTCCTCGTCGCTGCTGGGGGTGGTCGCCGCCCGCCGGGGCGAGCCGTACGCGGAGACGCTCACAGGTTTCAAGTGGATCGGCCGGGTGCCCGGGCTCGCGTTCGGCTACGAGGAGGCGCTCGGCTACTGCGTCGACCCGGCGGCGGTGGCCGACAAGGACGGCATCACCGCGCTGCTGCGCGTCGCCGAACTCGTCGCCGCGCAGAAGCAGGCCGGGCGTACTCTCCTGGACCTGCTGGACGACATCGCCCGTGAGTACGGCCTGCACGTCACCGCCCAGCACTCGGTCCGGGTGAGCGACCTGAGCCAGATCGACGCGACGCTGCACCGGCTGCACACCCACCCACCGGAGGTGCTCGGCGGCCGCCCCGTCGAGCGGGTGGACGACCTGTCCGAGCCCGGGGCCGACAGCCTGCCCGGGACACCCGGCGTGAGGTACGTCCTGGCCGGCGGCGCGCGGGTGGTGATCCGGCCGAGCGGGACCGAGCCGAAGCTGAAGTGCTACCTCGAGGTCGTCGTCGCCGAGCCGGGCGCCGACCTGGCGCGTGCCCGGGCCGACGCCGACGCCGGGATGCGGGCGCTGCTCGCCGACCTCGCCACCCTGGTCGCCTGACGCCACCTGGCGGCTGACGCGGCCCGGTGAACTGGCGCGGCCCGCAGAAGCGGTGGGCGGGTCAGCTCGCCAGCTTGGCGACCACGGCGAGGACGACGCCCGCGCCGACCACCGCGAACTCCGGCCACCGCCACTGGCGTACGACCTCGGTCGAGCCCCGGGACGCATCGGCGTACTTGTTCGCCAGCATCTCCAGCCGGCGGACGGCGTAGTTGGCCGGCGACAGTCCGGACAGGTTCGCGGCGTCCGGCTGGCCGGGGGTCTCACCGCCCGTCGGGCGTCCGGACATCGCGGCCTCCACCGCGTTGCGCCTGGACTTGCGCATCGCCCGCCGGTCCGCCCCGGTCACCCCGACCGCCGACGAGCGATAGGTGCGGTCACCGACCGGGAGGGTGAGCACCGGCGCGACCTGGACCGACTCGACCAGGTGCCAGGGGATCCGGATGTCGCTGAGGATGTTGCGCAGCACCAGTTCGCGCTCGAACGCGACCACCGCCGGCCGGCACAGGCTGAGCCAGACCAGCGCGCAGACCGCGACCACGATGCCGGCGGTGCTCAGCCCGGACAGCGTGCGCCACTCCACCACGATGTCGACCAGGATCAGCACGCCGATCGCCAGCGTGACGTAGCCGAGCACCCTCCCCCCGATCGGGGCGAAGCGTTCGATCACTGTGCGCGACCCATCGGTTTCCCTGCGCGTCAACCCGGCCACCGGTGATCCTCCAGACGTCGTGAACCTGTGATTCTGCCTGCTCCGGCCCGACGGCGGTAGCAGCCTCCCGCGTACGCCCTCAGTCGCGTCCGGCGTACGCCGGAGGGCACGCCCTACACT
This Actinopolymorpha cephalotaxi DNA region includes the following protein-coding sequences:
- a CDS encoding phospho-sugar mutase, producing MPTTETRPDLLEQARAWLAEDPDPQTRAELSELIAAADAGDGARDGAGDGDDGSRFSALAELADRFAGPLTFGTAGLRGALGAGPNRMNRAVVIRAAAGLAAYLRTEGATDGAVVIGYDARRNSDIFAADTAAVLAGAGLRPLVLPEPLPTPVLAFAIRQLGCVAGVMVTASHNPPQDNGYKVYLGDGSQIVPPADIEIAAAIASVGPLADVPREQNWETLGPEILEAYLDRAAGLLGPGPRDVSIAYTPLHGVGGAVVRAALDRAGFAEPEVVAAQAEPDPAFPTVAFPNPEEPGAMDLAFELAGRTGADVVLANDPDADRCAVGVPTADGVRMLTGDEVGALLAVHLLDSGARGTLATTIVSSSLLGVVAARRGEPYAETLTGFKWIGRVPGLAFGYEEALGYCVDPAAVADKDGITALLRVAELVAAQKQAGRTLLDLLDDIAREYGLHVTAQHSVRVSDLSQIDATLHRLHTHPPEVLGGRPVERVDDLSEPGADSLPGTPGVRYVLAGGARVVIRPSGTEPKLKCYLEVVVAEPGADLARARADADAGMRALLADLATLVA